A DNA window from uncultured Fibrobacter sp. contains the following coding sequences:
- a CDS encoding MMPL family transporter, translated as MTSSEEEWFDDWDKVKIDQAHFNEKFGSDDVYMVMVRANDVFAPEVLQAIDRLSNRLENEMPYADRVVSLTHNLSIPVANEEGFEVIDPFKDGIPDDPQELEAKKRLILSRESLVNNIVSDDTKETWIILSLKSYKDGNDFGKDSIAPFAREIIYSDEFKSDKFEMLPTGMSYIGMEQHEVISRECVVRIGIGFLVMLTTLILFVRSFQGVVVPAIATVGGIASVLGINAWLGFIGDTSTVTLPVLLGMALSVGYSIHYINSFRKHFRSKGNRRRSVIRAIEETGWPIFFSVITTVASLISFLFAGIRSIRWIGGISAGIVMMVFLYVIILIPIFSSFGKNAKPDPTLVKSAGATKADLLFEFFGKKVCSYSRIVAAISAAIILLQIPGAMSMDVNLDYTKTMGLKIPYVKRLTDMLSGKIGSLYDFNVMVEFENDDALKDPANMKRIEQLEQKLGTLQLTKISGDKPRVQSVTRLIKEMNRTLNADSIEYYKIPDAKDMLTQQLFLYEISDPATLFERMDEYYKTTYIHIELAGYDANKIIEDLDSTKSYGAQIFPDAKVSVVGEVVNYAEMNNKLVGGLLRSLGGSFVIIAIMMILAFGSIKAGLIGMIPNIAPVFLIGGVMGYSGIPLDMVTMIVMPMVLGIAVDDTIHMNNHIKYGFERTGSYRLSILLSYREIGKTMGTTTFILCAMFFVFIFSPMGAFHNVGRLSIVGLSAALIADYTLTTALVYLTKPYGKG; from the coding sequence ATGACGAGCAGTGAAGAGGAATGGTTCGACGACTGGGACAAGGTGAAAATAGACCAGGCCCACTTCAACGAAAAATTTGGGAGCGACGATGTCTACATGGTAATGGTGCGCGCCAATGACGTGTTCGCGCCAGAGGTATTGCAAGCGATTGACCGACTTTCGAACAGACTTGAAAATGAAATGCCTTACGCCGACCGAGTGGTTTCACTAACGCACAACCTGTCTATCCCGGTTGCAAATGAAGAAGGTTTCGAGGTTATCGATCCGTTCAAAGACGGCATTCCCGATGATCCGCAGGAACTGGAAGCGAAAAAGCGGCTCATTCTTTCGCGCGAATCACTCGTGAACAACATCGTCTCGGACGATACAAAAGAAACCTGGATTATTCTCTCGCTAAAATCTTACAAGGATGGAAACGATTTCGGCAAAGACAGTATCGCACCTTTCGCCCGCGAAATCATCTATTCCGACGAATTCAAGAGCGACAAATTCGAGATGCTCCCGACTGGCATGAGCTACATCGGAATGGAACAACATGAAGTCATCTCGCGGGAATGCGTTGTCCGCATCGGCATCGGATTCCTGGTAATGCTTACAACTCTTATTTTATTCGTGAGATCATTCCAGGGAGTGGTAGTACCCGCGATCGCGACAGTTGGTGGAATCGCCTCGGTACTCGGTATCAATGCATGGCTCGGCTTTATCGGCGATACAAGCACGGTCACGCTTCCAGTGCTGTTGGGCATGGCACTTTCGGTAGGCTACTCTATTCACTACATCAACTCGTTCCGAAAGCATTTCAGGAGCAAAGGAAACCGCCGTAGATCCGTCATTCGCGCCATCGAAGAAACTGGTTGGCCCATTTTCTTTTCGGTCATTACCACAGTTGCATCACTGATTTCGTTCCTGTTCGCAGGCATCCGTTCTATCCGGTGGATTGGCGGAATTTCAGCGGGCATTGTCATGATGGTCTTTTTATATGTAATCATCTTGATACCGATTTTTTCAAGTTTCGGGAAAAATGCCAAACCAGATCCGACGCTGGTGAAATCGGCTGGTGCCACCAAGGCCGACCTTCTCTTCGAATTCTTCGGGAAAAAAGTTTGTAGTTACAGCAGAATTGTCGCAGCCATTTCGGCCGCAATAATCTTGTTGCAAATTCCAGGCGCAATGAGCATGGACGTGAATTTGGATTACACCAAGACGATGGGGTTAAAAATTCCCTACGTGAAAAGGCTTACGGATATGCTCAGCGGCAAAATCGGGAGCCTCTACGACTTCAACGTGATGGTAGAATTTGAAAACGACGATGCGCTCAAGGATCCCGCCAATATGAAACGCATCGAACAACTCGAACAGAAACTCGGCACACTCCAGCTTACCAAAATTTCTGGCGACAAGCCACGCGTACAATCGGTGACGCGACTCATAAAAGAGATGAACCGCACGCTGAACGCCGATAGCATCGAATACTATAAAATCCCTGATGCAAAGGACATGCTCACGCAGCAACTATTTTTGTACGAGATTTCTGATCCGGCCACACTTTTCGAGCGTATGGACGAATATTACAAGACAACCTACATACATATAGAACTAGCAGGCTACGATGCAAATAAAATCATAGAGGATCTGGATTCGACTAAAAGCTACGGTGCACAGATTTTCCCTGACGCAAAGGTTTCTGTCGTAGGCGAAGTTGTGAACTACGCAGAAATGAACAACAAACTCGTCGGCGGATTATTGCGCTCGCTCGGAGGTTCGTTCGTGATTATCGCCATCATGATGATTCTTGCGTTCGGGAGCATCAAGGCGGGCCTTATCGGAATGATTCCAAACATTGCACCCGTGTTTCTGATTGGCGGCGTTATGGGCTATTCGGGCATACCGCTCGACATGGTGACGATGATTGTGATGCCAATGGTCCTAGGCATTGCCGTCGACGACACCATCCACATGAACAACCACATCAAATACGGCTTTGAACGCACGGGCAGCTACAGGCTCTCTATTTTGCTTTCTTACCGAGAAATCGGAAAGACCATGGGCACGACCACCTTCATCCTTTGCGCGATGTTCTTCGTATTCATCTTCAGTCCCATGGGAGCGTTCCACAATGTGGGCCGACTCTCCATCGTAGGCCTAAGTGCCGCACTCATTGCAGACTACACGCTCACCACCGCCCTCGTGTACCTCACAAAACCGTACGGGAAAGGTTAA
- a CDS encoding ZIP family metal transporter codes for MNESVIQIVQGLAIPFLGTVLGAACVFFMKKQMGQNLKRGLLSFAAGVMVAASVWSLLLPAISASESMGKLAFIPATVGFWAGILFLFILDKITPHLHLGSTTPEGPKAKLKRTTMLTLAVTLHNLPEGMAVGIVFAGWLSGNVAITLSGAFALAIGIAIQNFPEGAVVSLPLRAEGASRKKAFALGALSGAVEPIGALITLLAAEALSPFMPYLLSLAAGAMIYVVIEEMLPEVSEGEHFDAGTILFAVGFTLMMVLDSAL; via the coding sequence ATGAACGAGTCAGTTATACAAATTGTCCAAGGTCTTGCCATTCCATTTTTAGGAACGGTTCTCGGAGCCGCCTGCGTCTTCTTTATGAAGAAGCAGATGGGACAAAACCTCAAGCGCGGACTCTTGTCATTTGCAGCGGGTGTCATGGTGGCGGCCTCCGTCTGGAGCCTGCTTCTGCCCGCCATCAGCGCCAGCGAATCCATGGGCAAACTCGCTTTCATCCCAGCGACGGTCGGATTCTGGGCAGGAATCCTTTTCCTGTTTATCTTGGATAAGATTACGCCGCACTTGCATCTGGGCAGCACGACCCCCGAAGGCCCCAAGGCAAAGCTCAAGCGCACGACCATGCTCACGCTTGCAGTGACCTTGCACAACCTGCCCGAGGGTATGGCCGTCGGCATCGTTTTCGCAGGCTGGCTTTCAGGGAATGTCGCCATCACGCTTTCGGGCGCATTTGCACTCGCAATAGGCATTGCCATCCAGAACTTTCCCGAAGGGGCCGTAGTTTCACTCCCGCTCCGTGCCGAAGGGGCATCTCGCAAGAAGGCTTTTGCTCTCGGTGCGCTTTCCGGAGCCGTAGAACCCATAGGTGCGTTAATTACGCTGCTTGCCGCCGAAGCTCTTTCGCCATTCATGCCCTACTTGCTTTCGCTTGCAGCAGGTGCCATGATTTATGTCGTAATCGAAGAAATGCTCCCCGAAGTCAGCGAAGGAGAGCATTTTGATGCAGGCACCATCCTTTTTGCCGTGGGTTTCACGCTCATGATGGTGCTCGACAGCGCTCTATAA